ATAAAGTAGAGGATGGAGGCAAGGTTTTTCCCCGTTCCGACCAGGCTTCCAGCGTGCTCGACGTAATGCGTTATGAACTGGATGAAACCGGTGTGGAAGTAATTTGCGAGGCTGAGGTTAAAGAGGTCAAGAAAAACGCGCGGGAGTTTGTTATTAACCTGGCGGACGGGAGAGTGTTCCGGGCTGACCGGGTTATTGTCGCGACCGGCGGGAAAGCGGCCCCGCAGCTTGGCTCCAACGGGAGCGGCTACGACCTGGCGAAAAAATTCGGGCACAAGATCGTTGAGCCGTTTCCGGCGCTGGTGCAGTTAAAATTGGCGGCTAAATTTCTAAAACAGGTTAAAGGGATAAAATTTGAAGGGTATGCGGAGATTATCGTCAATAAAATGCCGGTTGCCGGTGCGCAGGGGGAAATATTATTTACCGAGTACGGCATATCCGGACCGCCAATCCTGAGCCTGAGCCGCATAGCCGGGGAATATGCGCAAAAAAAGCAAAAAGTACACCTGGGGTTGAATTTAATTAACTACTTTTCCGGACAGAAACTGGAAGAGTATCTGACCAGGCGTTTTCAAACAAGGCCGGAAAAACCCCTGGCCTTCAGCTTTGTCGGTTTTATTAATAAAAGGCTGGCTCCCGTTGTTTTGCGCGAGGCCGGGATTGCCGATGCGAACAAACCCGCGGGACAGGTTGCCGCCGGGGAACTTAAAAATATCATTAGGATTCTTAAGGACTGGCGTTTTGAGATAACCGGCACCACTTCCTGGCCGAACGCCCAGGTCACCGCGGGGGGTGTGGATGTGGCGGAGGTCAATGCACAAACCATGGAATCAAAGATCGTTCCCGGGCTATACTTCGCGGGAGAAGTGCTGGATATTGACGGCGACTGCGGCGGCTTCAACCTCCAGTGGGCCTGGTCCTCCGGCCACGTGGCGGGCAAAAGCGCGGCAGCCGGGCGTTAAAGAAACGGTAGGGTTCAAATATGCAGGTTGAAAATAAAGAATCATTGCTTAATTTAGCCAGAAACGCGGACGAAAGACTCTTTGCCGCGCGGTGCCTTGACTATGTCCACGCGGTGGTGAAAGCAAAAAAGGCTGTTGTGCTTACGGGGTTCCTTGATCCCGGTCAGGTGGGCCTGCTGGAGGATATTTGCCGCGGATACGGGGAGGTCAGGGCGCTGCTCTGGGGCGGATACCCGGAGGCTGAGCGGCGCAGGGCGCTGGTAGTGGCTAAAGACAATCAATGGTATGAAGAGGACTACAAGGTGGAGATTTTACAGGTAGTACCATTGAAGACGGACAGTCTGCCCGGCCATCGTGATTACCTGGGTTCTCTGATGGGGCTGGGGATCAACAGGGATAAAATAGGGGATATCGTCCGGCAGGATAAAGGTGTGGCTGTTTTTGCCGCCAAAGAAATATTGGCTTTTCTAAGCCAAAACCTGAATAAAGTTGGCCGGTATCCGGTAACAGTACAACTATTGGATGGAGCAAATTTTGAATTCAGTGCGCCGGTGTTAATTGAGAAAGTGGTTACCACCGCCTCTCCGCGCCTTGACGCTTTGGTGGGCAAGGCTTTTAACTTGTCAAGAACTGATTCAACACTACTAGTTCAACAGGGGAAGGTTTTTCAAAACTGGCGCCAGCAGGTCAACCCGTCAAAATTGGTTGTCGAGGGCGATGTGATCTCTTGCAGGGGGCGCGGGAGGTTCCGGGTGCTTAAAAGTGCGGGTATGACCAAAAAAGCGCGTGAAAAATTTATTTTGGGATTCGATCCCGAATACAAATGATTATGTGAAAGGAGGTTTGTGATTTGAAAAAGATGGGTAGTTTACCTGCCAGAAAGGAAATCCCGGATCAGTACAAGTGGCGGCTGGAGGATATATACGCGGCTGATGAACTTTGGGAGCGGGATTTCCAGCAGGTTCAGAAGATGGCAAGTGAAGTTGAATCTTATCGGGGGAAGCTTGGACAATCGGCAATTACCCTGCTGGGAGTTTTACAAGCGGAGGAGCGGCTTCAGGAACTCATCGAGAAATTATATGTTTATGCCCGCATGCGCAGGGATGAGGAAAACAGCAATCCGGTTTATCAAGCATTGACGGACCGGGCCGACAGTCTGAACACAAGTGTGGAAGCGGCGCTTTCCTTTATCGTGCCGGAAATACTGGCTATTCCCACAGATGTCCTGAAGCGCTTCCGGCAGGAGGAGCAAGCTCTGGCGCGTTATCATTTTGTCTTGGATGAAATTCTCCGGTTCGCGCCCCATACCCTGTCCGCGGCCGAGGAGCAGATTATCGCCCAGGCGGGGGATGTGATCCAGGCGCCCAGCAATATTTTTAAAATGATCAACAACGCCGATCTCACTTTTCCCTCCATCCGTGACGAAGAAGGAAAAGAAGTAGAAGTTACGCACGGACGTTATCTTCAGCTTATGGAATGCGGGGATCGCCGGGTCCGGCAGGAAGCCTTTTCGGCTCTATACAGTTCTTACCGGAAATTAAAAAACACCTTGGCCGCCACGATTAGCAACAGTGTGAAAAAAGACGTGTTTTATACCAGGGTGAGGAAATACCCCACTGCCATGGAAGCCGCTCTCTTTTCCGACAATATACCGCCAGCCGTATACGAAAACCTCATTGCCACGGTGCGGGGCAACCTTGACACCATGTACCGTTACGTGGCTTTGCGTAAGAAGCTGCTTGGGCTGGCTGAATTGCACATGTATGATTTGTATACCCCGATGGTGAAAGATGTGTCATGGGAAATCCCATACGAGGAAGCTGTGGCTCTGGTCAGGAAAGGATTGGCTCCGTTAGGCCCTTCTTATGGGGAAATCATGGCCAGCGGCTTGGCGTCGGGGTGGGTGGATGTTTATGAAAACAAGGCCAAAACCAGTGGCGCTTATTCCTGGGGACCTTATGGAGTGCATCCTTATGTTTTGATGAATTACCAGGATAATCTCAACAGTGTTTTCACGCTGGCTCATGAACTGGGGCACGCCATGCATACCTATTATTCATACCGGGAGCAACCGTATGTCTATGCTCATTACAAGATTTTTACGGCGGAAGTGGCTTCCACGGTTAATGAGTCCCTGCTGATGGCGTACTTGCTGAATATTGAAACCGACCG
This DNA window, taken from Pelotomaculum isophthalicicum JI, encodes the following:
- a CDS encoding NAD(P)/FAD-dependent oxidoreductase, producing MSDNLMARVVVIGGGAAGIMAAIAARHAGADVTIMEKNQRVGKKILATGNGRCNLTNVGLEITNYHGNNPEFASEALSRFNVQKTIDFFEYLGVTHKVEDGGKVFPRSDQASSVLDVMRYELDETGVEVICEAEVKEVKKNAREFVINLADGRVFRADRVIVATGGKAAPQLGSNGSGYDLAKKFGHKIVEPFPALVQLKLAAKFLKQVKGIKFEGYAEIIVNKMPVAGAQGEILFTEYGISGPPILSLSRIAGEYAQKKQKVHLGLNLINYFSGQKLEEYLTRRFQTRPEKPLAFSFVGFINKRLAPVVLREAGIADANKPAGQVAAGELKNIIRILKDWRFEITGTTSWPNAQVTAGGVDVAEVNAQTMESKIVPGLYFAGEVLDIDGDCGGFNLQWAWSSGHVAGKSAAAGR
- a CDS encoding RNA-binding protein, which produces MQVENKESLLNLARNADERLFAARCLDYVHAVVKAKKAVVLTGFLDPGQVGLLEDICRGYGEVRALLWGGYPEAERRRALVVAKDNQWYEEDYKVEILQVVPLKTDSLPGHRDYLGSLMGLGINRDKIGDIVRQDKGVAVFAAKEILAFLSQNLNKVGRYPVTVQLLDGANFEFSAPVLIEKVVTTASPRLDALVGKAFNLSRTDSTLLVQQGKVFQNWRQQVNPSKLVVEGDVISCRGRGRFRVLKSAGMTKKAREKFILGFDPEYK
- the pepF gene encoding oligoendopeptidase F, which encodes MGSLPARKEIPDQYKWRLEDIYAADELWERDFQQVQKMASEVESYRGKLGQSAITLLGVLQAEERLQELIEKLYVYARMRRDEENSNPVYQALTDRADSLNTSVEAALSFIVPEILAIPTDVLKRFRQEEQALARYHFVLDEILRFAPHTLSAAEEQIIAQAGDVIQAPSNIFKMINNADLTFPSIRDEEGKEVEVTHGRYLQLMECGDRRVRQEAFSALYSSYRKLKNTLAATISNSVKKDVFYTRVRKYPTAMEAALFSDNIPPAVYENLIATVRGNLDTMYRYVALRKKLLGLAELHMYDLYTPMVKDVSWEIPYEEAVALVRKGLAPLGPSYGEIMASGLASGWVDVYENKAKTSGAYSWGPYGVHPYVLMNYQDNLNSVFTLAHELGHAMHTYYSYREQPYVYAHYKIFTAEVASTVNESLLMAYLLNIETDRNKKLYLLNHYLEEFRGTVFRQTMFAEFEKVIHEKVEAGIALTPALLSEIYRQLNVDYYGPGIVIDKDIDLEWARIPHFYSAYYVYKYATGFSAATSISQQILREGEAAVNRYLNFLKMGGSDYPLDLLRTAGVDMTTPQPVQDGLNLFARLLEQMETLTA